One genomic window of Actinoplanes lobatus includes the following:
- a CDS encoding Cgl0159 family (beta/alpha)8-fold protein, with translation MSELDFATLRGVRATRPEAVAEAAARRVRRPLLTDPGDRLVLVAADHPARGALGVRGDGAAMADRYELLRRLRTALRHPGVDGVLGTADILEDLLLLGDLDGKIAIGSMNRGGLQGAVFELDDRFTGYDAAAIARMRFDGGKMLVRIDPADPASVRTLEASARAVDDLAARGLIALVEPFLAARGERGGVVNDLSPHAVARSVAIAAGLGGTSAYTWLKLPVVEDMATVMAATTMPALLLGGDPYGSPEQMYASWGRALAVPGVRGLMVGRALLYPPDGDVAAAVGAAVRLVRAGAAA, from the coding sequence GTGTCTGAGCTGGATTTCGCCACGCTGCGCGGGGTGCGGGCCACCCGTCCGGAGGCCGTCGCCGAGGCGGCCGCCCGCCGGGTCCGCCGGCCTCTGCTCACCGATCCGGGTGACCGCCTGGTCCTGGTCGCCGCCGACCACCCGGCCCGGGGCGCGCTCGGCGTCCGCGGTGACGGCGCGGCGATGGCCGACCGGTACGAGCTGCTGCGCCGCCTGCGTACCGCCCTGCGCCATCCCGGTGTGGACGGTGTGCTGGGCACCGCCGACATCCTCGAGGACCTGCTGCTGCTCGGTGACCTGGACGGCAAGATCGCGATCGGCTCGATGAACCGCGGTGGCCTCCAGGGCGCCGTCTTCGAGCTGGACGACCGGTTCACCGGTTATGACGCGGCCGCGATCGCGCGGATGCGGTTCGATGGCGGGAAGATGCTGGTGCGCATCGATCCGGCCGACCCGGCCAGTGTCCGCACGCTGGAGGCGAGCGCCCGGGCGGTCGACGACCTGGCGGCGCGTGGCCTGATCGCGCTGGTCGAGCCGTTCCTGGCGGCGCGCGGCGAGCGCGGTGGGGTGGTCAACGACCTGAGCCCGCACGCGGTGGCCCGGTCGGTGGCGATCGCCGCCGGGCTCGGTGGGACGAGCGCCTACACGTGGCTGAAACTGCCGGTGGTCGAGGACATGGCGACGGTCATGGCGGCGACCACGATGCCGGCGCTGCTGCTCGGCGGGGACCCGTACGGCAGTCCCGAGCAGATGTACGCGTCCTGGGGCCGGGCACTGGCCGTACCGGGAGTTCGGGGTTTGATGGTGGGCCGGGCGCTGCTCTACCCGCCGGACGGTGACGTGGCCGCCGCGGTCGGCGCCGCGGTGCGGCTGGTGCGGGCGGGAGCGGCGGCGTGA
- a CDS encoding methyltransferase, translating into MTVITTPQETDAALVDLGDALRAGGYRFTTTTPATHERVNRRPGNARARSLRDVFGWNRPFGPGVLPERIVELMDLAGVLDRDGDIWRSRVRFSCYDGEILVHSAFPATDPDAVFFGPDTYPMVNAAIAVIESRGRPVRRAVDIGCGTGAGAIAVAKRAPGGEILAVDINPVARHFARLNALLARTPHVRVCNSYLLDAVDGDFDLIVSNPPFMIDPAGRANRDGGPHGHELSLAIACTAVDRLAVGGTLVLFSGIAIVEGRDLFHEAAVERLAGTGLTWTYREVDPDVYGEELDRPAYAHAERIALVLLTVTRRLRRPS; encoded by the coding sequence ATGACGGTCATCACCACGCCGCAGGAGACCGACGCCGCACTCGTGGACCTCGGGGACGCGTTACGGGCCGGCGGCTACCGGTTCACGACCACCACGCCGGCCACGCACGAGCGGGTCAACCGGCGGCCCGGCAACGCGCGGGCCCGGAGCCTGCGCGACGTCTTCGGCTGGAACCGGCCGTTCGGGCCGGGTGTGCTGCCGGAGCGGATCGTGGAGTTGATGGACCTCGCCGGCGTGCTGGACCGGGACGGGGACATCTGGCGCAGCCGGGTACGTTTCTCCTGCTACGACGGCGAGATCTTGGTGCATTCGGCGTTTCCGGCGACGGACCCGGACGCGGTGTTCTTCGGTCCCGACACCTACCCGATGGTGAACGCCGCGATCGCCGTGATCGAGAGCCGTGGCCGTCCGGTCCGGCGGGCCGTCGACATCGGCTGCGGAACAGGAGCCGGGGCGATCGCCGTCGCCAAACGGGCGCCCGGTGGCGAGATCCTGGCCGTCGACATCAATCCGGTCGCCCGCCACTTCGCCCGGCTCAACGCCCTCCTGGCCCGCACACCGCATGTGCGGGTGTGTAACAGCTACCTGCTCGACGCCGTCGACGGCGACTTCGACCTGATCGTCAGCAACCCGCCGTTCATGATCGACCCGGCCGGGCGGGCCAACCGCGACGGTGGCCCGCACGGGCACGAACTGTCCCTGGCCATCGCCTGCACGGCGGTCGACCGGCTCGCCGTGGGCGGCACCCTGGTGCTGTTCTCCGGCATCGCCATCGTCGAGGGCCGCGACCTGTTCCACGAGGCCGCCGTCGAGCGCCTCGCCGGAACCGGGCTGACCTGGACGTACCGGGAGGTGGACCCGGACGTGTACGGCGAGGAGTTGGACCGCCCGGCCTACGCCCACGCCGAGCGCATCGCCCTCGTCCTGCTCACGGTCACCAGACGTCTGAGGCGGCCGTCATGA
- a CDS encoding TIM barrel protein — MGIADRIGGAPISWGVCEAPGWGYELFADRVLAEMAALGLRATELGPTGYLGMTSADVRAMLDRHGLRLIGGFLPVPMHVGTEADLAAAALAMDTLAAAGAEVVVLAARSADGSYDRKVRLDDGEWRRLFATLEILREMAADRGLWPSLHPHVGTAVEDRDAVLRLLDGSDVPLCLDTGHLLIGGMHPAELLEQAADRISHVHLKDVDLAVAATVRDGGRSYMDAVKAGLYTPLGAGDADVAGIVDRLETAGYTGWYVLEQDCALSGPPVAGDGPVGDVRRSLAFLMEVAR; from the coding sequence ATGGGCATTGCGGACCGCATCGGCGGGGCGCCGATCTCCTGGGGCGTGTGTGAGGCGCCCGGCTGGGGCTACGAGCTGTTCGCCGACCGGGTTCTCGCCGAGATGGCCGCGCTCGGGTTGCGTGCCACCGAGCTGGGCCCGACCGGCTATCTGGGCATGACCTCGGCGGATGTACGGGCGATGCTGGACCGGCACGGGTTGCGGTTGATCGGCGGTTTTCTGCCCGTACCCATGCATGTCGGCACCGAGGCCGACCTGGCCGCGGCGGCTCTCGCGATGGACACGCTGGCCGCCGCGGGAGCGGAGGTGGTGGTTCTGGCCGCCCGCTCGGCTGACGGGAGCTACGACCGGAAGGTCCGCCTGGACGACGGCGAGTGGCGCCGGCTCTTCGCCACCCTGGAGATCCTGCGGGAGATGGCCGCCGACCGTGGTCTATGGCCCAGCCTGCATCCGCATGTCGGCACGGCGGTCGAGGACCGGGACGCGGTGCTGCGGCTGCTCGACGGCAGTGACGTGCCGCTCTGCCTGGACACCGGCCACCTGCTGATCGGCGGCATGCACCCCGCCGAGCTGCTGGAGCAGGCGGCCGACCGGATCTCCCACGTCCATCTGAAGGATGTGGATCTCGCGGTGGCGGCCACCGTGCGGGACGGTGGCCGCAGCTACATGGACGCCGTCAAGGCGGGCCTGTACACGCCGCTCGGCGCCGGTGACGCGGATGTCGCCGGGATCGTCGACCGCCTGGAAACCGCCGGCTACACCGGGTGGTACGTGCTCGAGCAGGACTGCGCGCTGTCCGGGCCGCCGGTCGCCGGTGACGGCCCGGTCGGCGACGTGCGCCGCAGCCTGGCGTTCCTGATGGAGGTGGCACGGTGA
- a CDS encoding Gfo/Idh/MocA family protein — protein sequence MAQPGQMPAEAGGPTVTRIGVIGTGVMGADHARLLTEAVSGARVGGVFDVDGSRARGVAAASGGARVFADPYALIVDDGIDAVLIASSDATHEDYVLACVAAGKPVLCEKPLAPTVEACARIVEAETEHGSRLITVGFMRRFDPGYTGMRALLTGGEIGAPLLMHNVHRNPAAVPGLPSSALIANSAVHELDIVRWLFEEEIVEVAVHTPRPSGQAGGTQDPQLLVLTTESGVLADVEIFVNARYGYEVRCELVGETGTVTVDAPPPTSLRRGGLHARALPGDWRPRFAEAYRLELQDWIDGAAGGASAWDGFAATFVAHACVAALASGERHAVNLPPAPALYRR from the coding sequence ATGGCTCAGCCGGGGCAGATGCCGGCCGAGGCGGGCGGGCCGACGGTGACCCGGATCGGCGTCATCGGCACCGGTGTCATGGGCGCCGACCACGCCCGGCTGCTCACCGAGGCGGTGTCCGGCGCCCGGGTCGGCGGTGTCTTCGACGTCGACGGGAGCCGGGCCCGCGGTGTGGCGGCGGCCAGCGGTGGGGCGCGGGTCTTCGCCGACCCGTACGCGCTGATCGTCGACGACGGCATCGACGCCGTGCTGATCGCCTCGTCGGACGCCACCCACGAGGACTACGTGCTCGCCTGCGTGGCGGCCGGGAAGCCGGTGCTCTGCGAGAAGCCGCTCGCCCCGACCGTCGAGGCCTGCGCCCGGATCGTCGAGGCGGAGACCGAGCACGGCAGCCGGCTGATCACGGTGGGGTTCATGCGGCGCTTCGATCCGGGTTACACCGGCATGCGGGCGCTGCTGACCGGCGGCGAGATCGGCGCGCCGCTGCTGATGCACAACGTGCACCGGAATCCGGCCGCGGTCCCGGGCCTGCCGAGCTCCGCCCTGATCGCCAACTCGGCGGTGCACGAGCTGGACATCGTGCGGTGGCTGTTCGAAGAGGAGATCGTCGAGGTGGCGGTGCACACGCCCCGGCCGAGCGGGCAGGCGGGCGGCACCCAGGATCCGCAGCTGCTGGTTCTCACGACCGAGTCGGGGGTGCTCGCCGACGTGGAGATCTTCGTCAACGCCCGGTACGGCTACGAGGTGCGCTGTGAGCTGGTCGGCGAGACGGGCACGGTGACGGTGGACGCGCCGCCGCCGACGTCGCTGCGCCGGGGCGGGCTGCACGCGCGGGCGCTGCCGGGGGACTGGCGGCCGCGGTTCGCCGAGGCGTACCGGCTGGAGTTGCAGGACTGGATCGACGGGGCGGCCGGTGGCGCGTCCGCCTGGGACGGTTTCGCGGCGACGTTCGTGGCGCACGCCTGTGTGGCGGCGCTGGCCAGCGGTGAACGCCACGCCGTGAACCTGCCACCGGCGCCCGCCCTCTACCGGAGGTGA
- a CDS encoding ferredoxin: MKTITGGAMKVTVDEDKCIGAGQCAFTAPHVFDQRDEDGVVILLAEIPSAADEPAARDAATLCPAGVIKILDDGVENR; this comes from the coding sequence TTGAAAACGATCACCGGAGGAGCCATGAAGGTCACCGTCGACGAAGACAAGTGCATCGGTGCTGGTCAATGCGCTTTCACTGCTCCGCACGTATTCGATCAGCGCGACGAGGACGGCGTCGTGATTCTGCTGGCGGAGATCCCGTCGGCCGCCGACGAACCCGCCGCCCGGGACGCGGCCACCCTCTGCCCGGCCGGAGTCATAAAAATCTTGGACGATGGTGTCGAGAACCGGTGA
- the iolC gene encoding 5-dehydro-2-deoxygluconokinase, producing the protein MPDFEVVTMGRVGVDLYPLQTGVGLEDVTSFGKFLGGSATNVAVAAARHGRRTAVITRVGGDPFGRYVCRTLAELGVDHRFVATVPGLPTPVTFCEIFPPDDFPLYFYRLPTAPDLMIQPDELDLGAIQAAGVFWCTVTGLSQDPSRSAHHAAWRARGRRPLTVLDLDYRPMFWSSPEAARAAVQEALPHVSVAVGNLTECAVAVGEDDPDAAAAALLGAGVSLAVVKLGPEGVLAKTKDHGVRLPPAEVEVVNGLGAGDGFGGALCHGLLAGWPLDRLIRFANAAGAIVAGRLECSTAMPTTAEVERVLAAGRV; encoded by the coding sequence ATGCCGGATTTCGAAGTCGTCACCATGGGCCGCGTCGGTGTCGACCTCTACCCCCTGCAGACCGGTGTCGGCCTGGAGGACGTCACCTCGTTCGGCAAGTTCCTCGGCGGCAGCGCGACGAACGTGGCGGTCGCCGCGGCCCGGCACGGCCGCCGGACCGCCGTGATCACCCGCGTCGGCGGGGACCCGTTCGGCCGGTACGTGTGCCGCACCCTGGCAGAACTCGGGGTGGACCACCGGTTCGTCGCCACCGTGCCGGGCCTGCCGACCCCGGTCACGTTCTGTGAGATCTTTCCGCCGGACGACTTCCCGCTCTACTTCTACCGCCTGCCGACCGCCCCGGACCTGATGATCCAGCCGGACGAGCTGGATCTCGGCGCGATCCAGGCGGCCGGCGTGTTCTGGTGCACGGTCACCGGCCTCTCCCAGGATCCCAGCCGGTCCGCGCACCACGCCGCCTGGCGGGCTCGGGGCCGCCGTCCGTTGACCGTGCTGGATCTCGACTACCGGCCGATGTTCTGGTCTTCGCCGGAGGCGGCGCGGGCCGCCGTCCAGGAGGCGTTGCCGCACGTCAGCGTGGCGGTGGGCAACCTGACCGAGTGCGCGGTCGCGGTCGGCGAGGACGATCCGGACGCGGCTGCCGCCGCGTTGCTCGGCGCCGGGGTGTCACTCGCCGTCGTGAAGCTGGGGCCCGAGGGCGTTCTGGCCAAGACCAAAGATCATGGGGTACGGCTGCCGCCCGCCGAGGTGGAAGTGGTGAACGGGCTGGGCGCCGGGGACGGGTTCGGCGGCGCGCTGTGCCACGGTCTGCTGGCCGGCTGGCCCCTGGACCGTCTCATCCGGTTCGCCAACGCGGCCGGCGCGATCGTGGCGGGCCGCCTGGAGTGCTCCACCGCCATGCCGACCACGGCCGAGGTGGAGCGGGTGCTGGCGGCCGGCCGTGTCTGA
- a CDS encoding GntR family transcriptional regulator: MPMPPLEIDRRSPVPLYFQIGRRIEEAIERGELAPGEKLPTEIELAATLDISRPTVRRAIEELVGKGLLTRRRGVGTRVTDVQVRRRIALTSLYDDLVAAGRQPLTRVLRFGTDRVDRHAARMLGLPGTEQLVHCERLRLADGAPLALLRNWLPPRFADLTADALATHGLYRMMAERNGRPAVARQRITAKAATPEQARLLDIGPHTPLISMQRTSFDSTGTAVEYADNLYRADHYAIEVTVFNR; the protein is encoded by the coding sequence ATGCCCATGCCACCGCTCGAGATCGATCGGCGCAGCCCGGTGCCGCTCTACTTCCAGATCGGCCGCCGCATCGAGGAGGCCATCGAACGCGGCGAACTCGCGCCCGGCGAGAAGCTGCCCACCGAGATCGAACTCGCCGCGACACTCGACATCTCACGGCCGACCGTCCGGCGGGCCATCGAAGAACTCGTCGGCAAGGGCCTGCTCACCCGCAGACGTGGTGTCGGCACCCGGGTCACCGACGTCCAGGTGCGCCGCCGCATCGCCCTGACCAGCCTTTACGACGACCTCGTCGCGGCCGGCCGGCAGCCGCTGACCCGGGTGCTGCGCTTCGGCACCGACCGCGTGGACCGGCACGCCGCACGCATGCTCGGCCTGCCCGGCACCGAACAACTCGTGCACTGCGAACGGCTGCGGCTCGCCGACGGGGCGCCGCTCGCCCTGCTGCGCAACTGGCTGCCGCCACGCTTCGCCGACCTGACCGCCGACGCGCTCGCCACCCACGGCCTCTACCGGATGATGGCCGAACGCAACGGGCGGCCCGCCGTGGCGAGACAGCGGATCACCGCCAAGGCGGCGACACCCGAGCAGGCGCGGCTCCTCGACATCGGCCCGCACACCCCTTTGATCAGCATGCAGCGTACGTCGTTCGACAGCACGGGCACGGCCGTCGAATACGCCGACAACCTGTACCGGGCCGACCACTACGCCATCGAGGTGACCGTCTTCAACCGCTGA
- a CDS encoding RNA polymerase sigma factor codes for MTPEELRSLTPGVLGILVRRGADFAAAEDAVQDALAEALRVWPDDPPRDPKGWLVTVAWRRFLDAARSEAARRRREEAADQEPPPGPATSVDDTLQLYFLCAHPSLTPASAVALTLRAVGGLTTRQIAEAYLVPEATMAQRISRAKRTVSLVRFDQPGDVATVLRVLYLVFNEGYTGDVDLAAEAIRLTRQLATTIDHPEVYGLLALMLLHHARRAARTGDDGGLVPLAEQDRTRWDTTLIAEGVLILQAALARDRLGEFQAQAAIAALHADAPRAEETDWVQIVEWYDELARLTDSPVVRLNRAVAVGEADGARAGLAALSDLDQTLPRYAAVAAYLYERDGDGKRAAELYAEAAAQAPNLAERDHLTRQAARLHRQL; via the coding sequence ATGACGCCGGAGGAACTGCGGAGCCTCACCCCGGGCGTGCTCGGGATCCTCGTCCGCCGCGGAGCCGACTTCGCGGCGGCCGAGGACGCCGTCCAGGACGCGCTGGCCGAGGCGCTGCGGGTGTGGCCGGACGACCCGCCCCGCGACCCGAAGGGCTGGCTCGTCACGGTGGCGTGGCGGCGGTTCCTCGACGCGGCCCGGTCCGAGGCGGCCCGCCGCCGCCGGGAGGAGGCCGCCGACCAGGAGCCGCCGCCCGGCCCGGCGACCTCGGTCGACGACACGCTCCAGCTCTACTTCCTGTGCGCGCATCCGTCGCTGACCCCGGCATCCGCGGTGGCGCTGACGCTGCGGGCCGTCGGTGGATTGACAACCCGGCAGATCGCCGAGGCGTACCTGGTGCCGGAGGCCACCATGGCGCAGCGGATCAGCCGGGCCAAGCGGACGGTCTCTCTCGTGCGGTTCGATCAGCCCGGTGACGTGGCGACCGTGCTGCGGGTGCTCTACCTGGTGTTCAACGAGGGCTACACCGGCGACGTCGACCTGGCGGCCGAGGCGATCCGGCTCACCCGGCAGCTCGCCACCACGATCGATCACCCCGAGGTGTACGGGCTGCTCGCTCTGATGCTGCTGCACCACGCGCGGCGCGCAGCCCGTACCGGTGATGACGGTGGCCTCGTCCCGCTGGCCGAGCAGGACCGCACACGCTGGGACACCACGCTGATCGCCGAAGGCGTCCTGATCCTTCAGGCGGCGCTGGCGCGCGACCGCCTTGGCGAGTTCCAGGCGCAGGCCGCGATAGCGGCCCTGCACGCCGACGCGCCCCGCGCCGAGGAGACCGACTGGGTGCAGATCGTGGAGTGGTACGACGAGCTGGCCCGTCTCACCGACAGCCCCGTGGTCCGGCTGAACCGGGCCGTCGCGGTCGGCGAGGCGGACGGCGCACGGGCGGGCCTGGCGGCCCTGTCAGACCTCGATCAAACCCTTCCCCGGTACGCCGCGGTCGCCGCCTACCTGTACGAACGTGACGGAGACGGGAAACGGGCGGCCGAGCTGTACGCGGAGGCCGCCGCCCAGGCACCGAACCTGGCCGAACGCGACCACCTGACCCGCCAGGCCGCCCGTCTGCACCGTCAGCTGTGA
- a CDS encoding cytochrome P450, translating into MLDYPFTPPTAVDPPDEWRELRATCPVAPVRTPAGVEAFLLTRYDDVRATITDRRFVRNTPAGSNAVGTQAAFMADEAQHMRWRRLLSRSFTAKRMTALEPGIARIAHDLIDEMTKQGPPADLRTALGFPLPVYVICDLLGVPAADRERFARWSDHFLNITRFTAEETRRSGLEMWQYMQAHVEAKRSSPGDDLLSELVTVVDSEDGRLTEQECVFTGQALLVAGHETTANMIGKMAAMLLAERGRWERLLAEPGLVPSAVEEVLRFDANLGFGMHRMVTEDTEIAGTAVEAGTTVLSAVPSANRDERVFDHPDEMDLARSPNPHLTFGAGPHSCLGQSLARVELRTVLAVLLERLPDLELAVPVEELRRRQGLLVGGLEEVPVRW; encoded by the coding sequence ATGCTCGACTACCCGTTCACGCCACCGACCGCCGTGGACCCGCCCGACGAATGGCGGGAACTGCGTGCCACCTGCCCGGTCGCCCCGGTCCGCACGCCCGCCGGCGTCGAGGCGTTCCTGCTCACCCGGTACGACGACGTGCGCGCCACCATCACCGACCGCCGCTTCGTCCGGAACACCCCGGCCGGCAGCAACGCCGTCGGCACACAGGCCGCCTTCATGGCCGACGAGGCCCAGCACATGCGCTGGCGACGGCTGCTCAGCCGCTCGTTCACCGCCAAACGCATGACCGCCCTGGAACCCGGCATCGCCCGGATCGCCCACGACCTCATCGACGAGATGACCAAGCAGGGCCCACCCGCCGACCTGCGGACCGCCCTCGGGTTCCCACTGCCCGTCTACGTGATCTGCGACCTGCTCGGCGTGCCCGCCGCCGACCGGGAGCGGTTCGCCCGCTGGTCCGACCACTTCCTCAACATCACCCGGTTCACCGCCGAGGAGACCAGGCGCTCCGGCCTGGAGATGTGGCAGTACATGCAGGCCCACGTCGAGGCGAAACGCTCGTCACCGGGCGACGACCTGCTGTCCGAACTGGTCACGGTCGTCGACTCCGAGGACGGCCGGCTCACCGAACAGGAGTGCGTCTTCACCGGCCAGGCGCTGCTCGTCGCCGGGCACGAGACCACCGCCAACATGATCGGCAAGATGGCCGCCATGCTGCTCGCCGAGCGGGGACGCTGGGAACGGCTGCTCGCCGAACCCGGCCTGGTGCCGAGCGCCGTCGAGGAGGTGCTGCGCTTCGACGCCAACCTCGGATTCGGGATGCACCGCATGGTCACCGAAGACACCGAGATCGCCGGGACCGCCGTCGAGGCCGGCACCACCGTGCTGTCGGCGGTGCCGTCCGCCAACCGTGACGAACGGGTCTTCGACCACCCCGACGAGATGGACCTGGCCCGCTCCCCCAACCCGCACCTCACGTTCGGCGCGGGCCCGCACTCCTGCCTCGGTCAGTCGCTGGCCCGGGTCGAGCTGCGCACCGTCCTGGCCGTCCTGCTGGAACGGCTGCCCGATCTGGAGCTGGCGGTACCGGTCGAGGAGCTGCGCCGCCGGCAGGGCCTGCTGGTCGGTGGCCTGGAGGAGGTGCCGGTCCGCTGGTAG
- a CDS encoding FAD-dependent oxidoreductase, giving the protein MGSVTVVGAGVIGLSVAYELAVAGHEVRIVADREAVDGVSGVAAAIWFPHDVDHSPSVLDSAAVTYRRLQELAGNPSTGVHMRTGTVLSRRPDPDLSWTRAVPHTEPVEWAGITGIRCVVPLVETSTYLTWLRAAVLSLGVDVDWTEVKALADLPPSDAVVVAAGLRSAALLGDDQDCFPIRGQVVRLANPGLTEWITDSDNPDGLTYVVPRRDDVVCGGTGEIGSWDEQIDPDIEAGILRRVSALVPELAGQPVLSRATGLRPGRAGVRVEAVAGHDRPVYACYGHGGAGFTLSWGDAARIATLVGPA; this is encoded by the coding sequence GTGGGCAGTGTGACGGTGGTGGGCGCCGGGGTCATCGGGCTGAGCGTCGCGTACGAGCTGGCGGTGGCCGGCCACGAGGTGCGCATCGTGGCCGACCGGGAGGCCGTGGACGGCGTCTCCGGGGTGGCCGCCGCCATCTGGTTCCCGCACGACGTCGACCACTCCCCGTCGGTCCTCGACTCGGCCGCGGTCACCTACCGGCGGCTCCAGGAGCTGGCCGGCAATCCCAGCACCGGTGTCCACATGCGCACCGGCACCGTCCTGTCCCGCCGGCCCGACCCGGACCTGAGCTGGACCCGGGCGGTGCCGCACACCGAACCGGTCGAGTGGGCCGGAATCACCGGGATCCGCTGCGTCGTGCCACTGGTCGAGACCAGCACCTACCTGACGTGGCTGCGTGCCGCGGTCCTCTCCCTCGGGGTCGATGTCGACTGGACCGAGGTGAAGGCGCTGGCGGACCTGCCGCCGTCCGACGCCGTGGTGGTGGCGGCCGGGCTGCGGTCGGCGGCGCTGCTCGGCGACGATCAGGACTGCTTCCCGATCCGGGGCCAGGTGGTGCGGCTGGCCAATCCCGGGCTCACCGAGTGGATCACCGACTCGGACAATCCCGACGGGCTCACCTACGTCGTACCGCGGCGCGACGACGTGGTCTGCGGCGGCACCGGCGAGATCGGCTCCTGGGACGAGCAGATCGACCCGGACATCGAGGCCGGCATCCTGCGGCGGGTGAGCGCCCTGGTACCGGAGCTGGCCGGGCAGCCGGTGCTGTCCCGGGCCACCGGGCTGCGGCCGGGCCGGGCCGGCGTGCGGGTGGAGGCGGTCGCCGGCCACGACCGGCCGGTCTACGCCTGCTACGGCCACGGCGGCGCCGGCTTCACCCTGTCCTGGGGCGACGCCGCCCGCATCGCCACCCTCGTCGGCCCCGCCTGA
- a CDS encoding YciI family protein, whose amino-acid sequence MAKYLLLKHYRGAPAPVNDVPMEKWTPEEISAHIAYMSDFANRLVRTGEFVSEQALLPEGTWVRYDGEGRPPVTDGPFAETKDLIAGYMIIDVDSHERAVELAGELSAAPGKDGKPIHEWLELRPCFAEMPTITE is encoded by the coding sequence ATGGCCAAGTACCTGCTGCTCAAGCACTACCGCGGTGCTCCGGCCCCGGTCAACGACGTGCCGATGGAGAAGTGGACGCCCGAGGAGATCTCGGCGCACATCGCCTACATGAGCGATTTCGCGAACCGGCTCGTGCGGACCGGCGAGTTCGTCAGCGAGCAGGCGCTGCTGCCCGAGGGCACCTGGGTCCGCTACGACGGGGAGGGCCGCCCGCCGGTCACCGACGGCCCGTTCGCCGAGACCAAGGACCTGATCGCCGGCTACATGATCATCGACGTGGACAGCCACGAGCGGGCCGTCGAACTGGCCGGCGAGCTGTCCGCCGCCCCCGGCAAGGACGGAAAGCCGATCCACGAGTGGCTGGAACTGCGCCCCTGCTTCGCGGAAATGCCGACGATCACCGAATGA